The Armatimonas rosea genome includes a window with the following:
- a CDS encoding alpha-galactosidase, whose protein sequence is MLLSPDWLIQPPAVHASVAATADGKTLTLQNGLVRRTFRLSPDAATVGLDQLVTGEAFLRAVGPEAVVTIDGKQRAVGGLTGQPNHAFLKPEWLPQLKADPDALHFTGYSVGKPVPRFAAAPALAGVSLDLKFAAPGLAVTVHYELYDGLPVFAKWLTVSNSGEKPFRVSSFTSERLALVEPESVVDKIERWEQPNISVSTDYSFGGMGQSNSNKTVHFVPDPGYATQVNYERQTPCLLEVRPPYGPDIVLEPGQSLDSFWTFVLLHDSTERERKGLALRKMYRALAPWVLDNPLLLHVTSTNPETVKTAIDQCAEVGFEMVILSFGSGLNMEDTSPQNIAKFKALADYAHSKKIRLGGYSLLASRSISERDDVKNPNGAIFGNSPCLGSKWGIAYFEHLKTFLTETGFDILEHDGSYPGDICASTTHPGHQGLADSQWTQFMQIRAFYHWCRSKNIYLNVPDFYFLNGSNKTGMGYRESNWSLPRAEQVLHARQNLFDGTWEKTPSMGWMFVPLVQYQGGGAAATIEPLKDHLPDYERHLQNNLGYGAQACYRGPRLYDTPETKALVTKWVAWFKAHRAILESDLLHLRRADGRDWDGVLHVNPALKEKALAVLFNPTDQPITRALRLPLYYTGLTKSAKLAVGGGKAKTYTLERDYSVTVQVTIPAGGMEWLVVE, encoded by the coding sequence ATGCTCCTCTCTCCCGACTGGCTGATCCAGCCCCCTGCTGTCCATGCAAGCGTGGCCGCGACCGCCGATGGCAAGACACTTACCCTGCAAAACGGCTTGGTGCGTCGCACCTTTCGCCTCTCGCCCGATGCCGCGACAGTCGGCCTGGACCAGCTCGTGACCGGCGAGGCCTTCTTGCGTGCGGTCGGCCCGGAGGCAGTGGTCACCATCGACGGCAAACAGCGCGCGGTCGGGGGGCTGACGGGGCAGCCCAACCATGCCTTTCTCAAGCCCGAGTGGCTCCCCCAGCTCAAGGCCGATCCCGATGCCCTGCACTTTACCGGCTACTCGGTTGGCAAGCCCGTGCCTCGCTTTGCTGCGGCACCGGCCTTGGCAGGGGTCTCGCTCGACCTGAAGTTCGCCGCGCCGGGGCTGGCGGTCACGGTCCACTACGAGCTCTACGATGGCCTGCCGGTCTTTGCCAAGTGGCTGACCGTGAGCAACTCGGGCGAGAAGCCCTTCCGCGTGAGCTCGTTTACCAGCGAGCGCCTTGCCCTGGTCGAGCCCGAGTCCGTGGTCGACAAGATCGAGCGCTGGGAGCAGCCCAACATCAGTGTCTCCACGGACTACAGCTTCGGAGGGATGGGCCAGAGCAACTCCAATAAGACCGTCCACTTTGTCCCCGACCCCGGCTATGCAACCCAGGTCAACTACGAGCGCCAGACCCCGTGCCTGCTTGAGGTTCGCCCTCCCTACGGCCCCGATATCGTCCTGGAGCCCGGCCAGAGCCTCGATAGCTTCTGGACCTTCGTGCTCCTCCACGACTCCACCGAGCGCGAGCGCAAGGGCCTCGCCCTCCGCAAGATGTACCGCGCGCTGGCCCCCTGGGTGCTGGACAACCCGCTCCTGCTCCATGTCACCAGCACCAACCCGGAGACCGTCAAGACCGCGATCGACCAGTGCGCCGAGGTGGGCTTTGAGATGGTGATCCTAAGCTTTGGCAGCGGCCTGAACATGGAGGACACGTCGCCGCAGAACATCGCCAAGTTCAAGGCCCTCGCCGACTACGCCCACAGCAAGAAGATTCGCCTGGGCGGCTACTCGCTCCTCGCCTCGCGGAGCATCTCGGAGCGCGACGATGTCAAGAACCCTAATGGTGCGATCTTTGGCAACAGCCCGTGCCTGGGAAGTAAGTGGGGAATCGCCTACTTTGAGCACCTCAAGACCTTTCTGACCGAGACGGGCTTTGACATTCTGGAGCACGATGGCAGCTACCCCGGCGATATCTGCGCCTCGACCACGCACCCCGGACACCAGGGCCTTGCGGACTCCCAGTGGACCCAGTTTATGCAGATTCGCGCGTTCTACCACTGGTGCCGCAGCAAGAATATCTACCTGAATGTCCCGGATTTTTACTTTCTCAATGGCTCCAACAAGACCGGGATGGGCTACCGGGAGAGCAACTGGAGCCTGCCGCGCGCCGAGCAGGTGCTCCACGCACGGCAGAACCTCTTTGATGGCACCTGGGAGAAGACCCCGAGCATGGGCTGGATGTTCGTCCCGCTGGTGCAGTACCAGGGTGGCGGTGCGGCGGCGACCATCGAGCCGCTCAAGGACCACCTCCCGGACTACGAGCGCCACCTACAGAACAACTTGGGCTACGGCGCACAGGCCTGCTACCGCGGTCCCCGCCTCTACGACACGCCGGAGACAAAGGCGCTCGTGACAAAGTGGGTGGCGTGGTTCAAGGCGCACCGGGCGATCCTGGAGAGCGACCTGCTCCACCTGCGCCGCGCCGATGGGCGCGACTGGGACGGTGTCCTCCATGTGAACCCGGCACTCAAGGAGAAAGCCCTAGCGGTGCTCTTCAACCCCACCGATCAGCCCATCACCCGTGCGCTACGCCTGCCGCTCTACTACACGGGGCTCACGAAATCGGCCAAACTCGCGGTTGGAGGGGGGAAGGCGAAGACCTACACGCTGGAGCGCGACTACTCCGTGACCGTGCAGGTGACGATACCCGCGGGGGGCATGGAGTGGCTCGTGGTGGAGTAG